From one Candidatus Eisenbacteria bacterium genomic stretch:
- a CDS encoding ABC transporter permease produces the protein MIELRNVDKIYRMGDIEVPALKNVSFKIEDGEFIAIMGPSGSGKSTLLNILGCLDVSTSGQYLFDGVNVSEFSDSELAQIRNEKIGFVFQTFNLLPRQSALSNVELPLIYAGNHGKRRQTCIDALRSVGLEDRARHRPRELSGGQQQRVAIARALVNDPAILLADEPTGNLDSVSGGEIMAILTESHRKGVTVILVTHDNSVAAHAQRILRLRDGGLVEDTRNAGGAQVDRASLPRRSGKKKRVFSISELKESLLVSVFSIFSNKLRSFLTMLGIVVGVAAVIAMVAIGQGASLQITQRISQMGANLLMVRAGAQTTGPARGAMGGVTSLTYADALAIAEECPSVAKVDATFSGNAQVVFGNKNTNTGISGVTPNFPEVNNFQLAKGSFISESDNRYLRRVAVLGQTVVENLFGTEDPIGQYIKIKRSTFQVIGVMKEKGGSGWRDEDDIVLVPLATAQKRLFGVDHLSSINIEAKSQSVMDTATEEITRLLRENHEIREGQEDDFHVDSQAEILSTVKETSKTFTMLLAGIAIVSLVVGGIGIMNIMLVSVTERTREIGIRKAIGAQPRDILGQFLVEAIIVSLSGGLVGVFLGLVASKLASRFGGWPTVVTPASVVLSFSFAFAIGLFFGFYPARKAATLNPIEALRHE, from the coding sequence CATAGAGGTCCCCGCGCTCAAGAACGTCTCATTCAAGATCGAAGACGGCGAGTTCATTGCCATCATGGGTCCCTCGGGCTCGGGCAAGTCCACTCTTCTAAATATCTTGGGATGTCTCGACGTCTCCACAAGCGGACAATACCTGTTTGACGGCGTCAACGTGAGCGAGTTCTCCGATTCCGAGCTTGCCCAAATACGAAACGAAAAAATAGGTTTTGTGTTTCAGACGTTCAATCTGTTGCCACGGCAGAGCGCCCTCTCCAACGTTGAACTCCCGCTCATATACGCCGGCAATCACGGTAAGCGAAGGCAGACGTGTATTGATGCATTGCGCTCCGTCGGGCTGGAGGATAGAGCCCGCCATCGACCGAGAGAACTGTCGGGAGGACAACAGCAACGCGTCGCCATCGCGAGGGCGCTCGTCAACGATCCGGCGATCCTCCTCGCGGACGAACCGACGGGCAACCTCGATTCCGTTTCCGGCGGCGAGATAATGGCGATCCTGACCGAGTCACACAGGAAGGGCGTGACCGTCATCTTGGTGACGCACGATAATTCGGTGGCGGCACACGCTCAGCGAATCCTCCGCCTACGGGACGGTGGGCTTGTGGAGGACACCAGGAACGCCGGTGGAGCTCAAGTGGACAGGGCTTCTTTGCCGAGACGCAGTGGCAAGAAAAAGAGAGTGTTCTCCATCTCCGAACTAAAAGAGAGCCTGCTTGTGTCCGTGTTTTCCATCTTCTCAAACAAACTTCGCAGTTTCCTGACGATGCTCGGCATCGTGGTAGGCGTGGCGGCTGTGATTGCCATGGTAGCGATTGGTCAAGGAGCGAGCCTGCAAATCACGCAAAGGATAAGCCAGATGGGGGCGAACCTTCTGATGGTGCGCGCAGGTGCCCAAACGACGGGACCTGCCAGGGGGGCGATGGGAGGAGTCACGTCCCTCACGTATGCAGACGCTCTGGCCATCGCGGAAGAATGTCCGTCCGTCGCCAAAGTCGACGCCACATTCTCAGGGAACGCCCAGGTAGTCTTTGGGAACAAGAACACGAACACCGGCATTAGCGGAGTTACGCCCAATTTTCCCGAGGTCAACAACTTTCAATTGGCGAAGGGCTCTTTCATCAGCGAAAGCGACAACCGATACTTGCGCCGGGTAGCCGTCCTGGGGCAAACGGTGGTGGAAAACCTCTTCGGAACTGAGGATCCCATAGGGCAATACATCAAGATCAAGCGAAGCACGTTTCAAGTCATCGGCGTGATGAAAGAGAAGGGCGGCAGCGGGTGGAGGGATGAAGACGACATCGTCCTCGTCCCCTTGGCGACTGCACAGAAGCGGCTGTTCGGCGTGGACCACCTGTCGTCCATCAACATTGAGGCAAAATCCCAGAGCGTGATGGACACGGCCACGGAAGAGATAACACGCCTCCTGCGGGAGAATCATGAGATTAGGGAAGGGCAAGAGGACGATTTCCACGTGGACTCGCAGGCGGAGATTCTCTCCACCGTGAAGGAGACGAGCAAGACATTCACCATGCTGCTGGCGGGGATTGCAATCGTGAGCCTCGTCGTCGGCGGGATCGGGATTATGAACATCATGCTTGTATCGGTGACCGAGCGGACGAGGGAGATAGGCATTCGCAAGGCAATCGGTGCCCAGCCGCGCGACATCCTTGGTCAGTTTCTCGTCGAGGCGATCATTGTGTCATTGAGCGGAGGGCTGGTTGGGGTTTTCCTGGGACTGGTGGCGAGCAAACTTGCAAGTCGCTTCGGAGGCTGGCCGACGGTAGTCACGCCTGCCTCCGTGGTGCTATCGTTTTCTTTTGCCTTCGCAATAGGGCTCTTCTTCGGATTCTATCCAGCACGCAAAGCCGCCACTTTGAACCCCATCGAGGCATTGCGACATGAATAG